The following proteins are co-located in the Spirosoma montaniterrae genome:
- a CDS encoding LamG domain-containing protein — translation MKNAQISLRSLLSSLFAMVLLAVLFQACSKDDGPVTPPVDKTRLKARLDSATATYTAAQEGVQVGQYEVGSRAVFKTAIDAATTVNTNAGATQSEVNNAYVNLGQAQTTFASKQVQEIAPANLVLFLKMDGNANDASGKGLNGTLKPGATGVGSWTGWGGTSTNLPVATKDRYGNDNRAYSFDKGANIEVPYNSVLNPSKELTIAAWVRPTKVNESNYIVSLNRWNGYKFQLQSVNKVFMTVKTAPDKIFDRDNESPTLDLNKWYHAAVTYKSGEMVFYINGTPVKTWTDVTGDPFAVKSTINLTIGQDLPTGLYQFNEKNDADGNNFHGPWGGFFTGDIDEVRMYNVVLGGTQIRSIYNAEKP, via the coding sequence ATGAAAAACGCACAAATTTCACTCCGTTCACTTCTGTCGAGCCTGTTCGCTATGGTACTGCTGGCGGTGCTGTTTCAGGCGTGTAGCAAAGACGATGGCCCGGTAACGCCCCCGGTCGATAAAACCCGATTGAAAGCCCGGTTAGACAGTGCCACTGCTACCTACACTGCCGCGCAGGAAGGCGTACAGGTAGGTCAGTATGAGGTTGGTTCGCGGGCTGTGTTCAAAACCGCCATCGACGCAGCAACGACGGTAAACACCAACGCCGGTGCAACGCAGTCGGAAGTGAACAACGCTTATGTGAATTTAGGACAGGCGCAGACAACTTTTGCCAGCAAGCAGGTGCAGGAGATTGCCCCGGCTAACTTAGTGTTGTTCCTGAAAATGGACGGAAACGCCAACGACGCATCGGGCAAAGGGCTGAACGGTACGCTGAAACCCGGTGCCACGGGCGTAGGTAGCTGGACCGGCTGGGGCGGCACCAGTACAAATCTACCCGTTGCCACGAAAGACCGATACGGCAACGACAACCGGGCCTATAGTTTCGATAAAGGCGCGAACATTGAAGTGCCGTATAACTCGGTGCTGAACCCCAGTAAAGAACTGACCATTGCTGCCTGGGTACGGCCAACAAAAGTGAACGAAAGCAATTACATCGTTTCGCTGAACCGCTGGAACGGTTATAAATTCCAGCTTCAGAGTGTCAACAAGGTGTTTATGACCGTGAAAACCGCACCTGACAAAATTTTTGATAGAGACAACGAATCGCCTACGCTCGACCTGAACAAATGGTATCATGCCGCTGTGACCTATAAATCGGGCGAGATGGTCTTTTACATTAACGGTACACCCGTGAAAACCTGGACCGACGTAACGGGCGATCCGTTTGCCGTGAAAAGTACCATCAACCTGACCATTGGGCAGGACCTGCCGACTGGTTTGTATCAGTTTAACGAAAAAAACGATGCCGACGGGAACAATTTTCACGGGCCATGGGGCGGCTTCTTCACTGGCGATATTGACGAAGTTCGGATGTACAACGTAGTGCTTGGCGGTACGCAGATTCGGTCGATTTATAACGCCGAGAAACCGTAA